One Pleurocapsa sp. PCC 7327 DNA segment encodes these proteins:
- a CDS encoding tetratricopeptide repeat protein translates to MAWKSTNPQFHNQTITLSDGQNVFHFSPTPILDISAEQIKSRPLISTSPYKGLKPFTAKDCDYFFGRDKLTFHLLEELCKKNLILLLGASGSGKTSVIQAGLLPRIRNNLPSKFIEVICYPNRNPFVSLFKALVRQNCNPEEAELILREEVDGLSKFFQVLQARNDGSYWLIFIDRFEELLTISATEKTDKFIDSLIHLYNHLDRTSESFVKIKIILAIKTEFLDKISAYPQFLDITIDRKNIRAIANIDPNSLRLAIEQPAARNGVIFEEELVSEILKDIREYNYSLPLLQHALNLLWHSEDLDKRTLKLSTYRQLGKIEKALQNQSNRVYNSLSKLEQIAAKKIFLKLVKIVDVEESGREGIAVSQRAELSNFNDEISQTAIVQLIEGNLLTCDRATNSVEIIHETLLHRWKFLRDWLEEARQVLVIKKQLTEAADAWKILSQEDREQANTKLWYGSKLEKACELRNTWLFNLAVDGLSPDEDRFLDASLARQNQALKSKETQIQQLNRILDETKLREQAARAQNLLPVRPLEGLVLAIQTTGENADKFPQQMLPVVQTCLNSAMEIAREQNIFQGHDDRVKAVAVSPDGQIIVSGSWDKTLRLWDRQGNAIGQPFRGHEGDVTSVAFSPDGQTIVSGSGDGTVRLWNLEGNAIARPFLGHQGDVTSVAFSPDGQTIVSGGGDGTVRLWDRQGNPIGLPFEGHEGDVTSVAFSPDGQTIVSGGGDGTVRLWDLFGDSIGEPFRGHEDKVAAVAFSPDGEKIASGSWDTTVRLWDLQGKTIGRPFRGHEDYVIAIAFDPEGKLIASGSSDKVVRLWDLSGNPIGQPLRGHTSSVRSLAFSPDGQTVTSASTDKSVRLWDLRGNALHRPIQGHEVSVWSVAFSPTPVDKEGKEEIFATGGGDGTVRLWDLSGNPIGQPLRGHAGDVTSVAFSPDGQTIASGSWDRTIRLWNLASNPIARPFQGHENDVTSVAFSPDGEKIASGSWDKTIRLWDLKGNLIARPFRGHEGDVTSVVFSPDGEKIASGSWDKTIRLWDLKGNLIARPFQGHRERVNSVAFSPDGQVIVSGGGDGTIRLWDLSGNPIGEPFRGHESYVTSVAFNPDGQTIVSGGGDGTIRLWDLSGNPIAQPFEIYKSEATSVAFSSNGQILVGSSLNGKVYLWRGGGWRSWLQVCCDRLRYHPAFKNPQTEIEKQACQVCQKHVWNREATEWNKQGILKLEGQDFQAALDYFNRALEIDPYHRGVLYNRARVYANLGNFREAIRDLERIIEGMPTHAAAYFYRSQCYAELGDRSLALKDCQQAVFLYQQQGQGANYQKAIAYLHKLQRENRTIE, encoded by the coding sequence ATGGCTTGGAAGTCAACCAATCCTCAGTTTCATAACCAAACTATTACTCTCAGCGATGGTCAGAATGTTTTTCATTTTTCGCCAACACCGATTCTAGATATTTCTGCCGAGCAAATTAAAAGTAGACCTTTAATTTCGACTTCGCCTTATAAAGGATTAAAGCCATTCACAGCCAAAGATTGCGATTATTTTTTCGGTCGAGATAAATTAACTTTTCACTTACTCGAAGAGTTATGCAAAAAAAACTTAATTTTACTTTTGGGAGCTTCGGGAAGTGGGAAAACATCAGTCATTCAAGCGGGGTTGCTTCCTAGAATTAGAAACAATTTACCGTCAAAATTTATTGAGGTTATTTGTTACCCCAATCGCAATCCTTTTGTATCGTTATTTAAGGCACTCGTTCGACAAAATTGCAATCCAGAAGAAGCCGAACTGATTCTTAGAGAAGAAGTCGATGGTCTGAGCAAATTTTTTCAAGTCCTACAAGCCAGAAATGATGGAAGTTACTGGCTTATTTTTATCGATCGCTTTGAAGAACTCTTGACGATTAGTGCTACCGAAAAGACCGATAAATTTATTGATAGTTTAATTCATCTCTATAATCATCTCGATCGTACGTCTGAAAGTTTTGTCAAAATAAAAATTATTCTAGCAATCAAAACCGAATTTTTAGACAAAATCAGTGCTTATCCTCAATTTTTAGACATAACAATAGATCGAAAAAATATTCGAGCGATCGCCAATATAGACCCCAACTCTCTGCGTTTAGCGATCGAGCAACCCGCTGCCAGAAACGGAGTAATTTTTGAAGAGGAATTAGTGTCAGAAATTCTTAAGGACATTAGAGAGTATAACTACTCTTTACCTCTATTACAACACGCACTCAACTTACTTTGGCACAGTGAAGATCTTGACAAGCGAACTTTAAAACTAAGCACTTATAGGCAATTAGGTAAGATTGAAAAGGCATTACAAAATCAATCGAATCGAGTCTATAATAGTCTCTCTAAATTAGAACAAATAGCCGCCAAGAAAATTTTTTTAAAGCTAGTAAAGATTGTCGATGTAGAAGAATCGGGGCGCGAGGGAATTGCCGTTAGTCAAAGAGCAGAACTATCTAACTTCAATGATGAAATCAGTCAAACGGCGATCGTACAACTAATTGAAGGGAATTTGTTAACCTGCGATCGCGCTACGAACTCAGTAGAAATTATCCATGAAACCTTGCTGCATCGGTGGAAATTTCTGAGAGATTGGTTAGAAGAAGCTCGTCAAGTTTTGGTCATCAAAAAACAACTAACTGAAGCAGCAGATGCCTGGAAAATTTTGTCTCAAGAGGATCGAGAGCAAGCCAATACAAAACTTTGGTATGGATCTAAATTAGAGAAAGCTTGCGAACTGAGAAATACTTGGTTATTTAATTTAGCCGTGGATGGTTTGAGTCCCGACGAAGATCGATTTCTCGACGCAAGTCTCGCCCGGCAAAATCAGGCGCTGAAGTCAAAAGAAACACAAATTCAACAGTTAAATCGGATACTTGATGAAACCAAGCTGCGAGAGCAAGCAGCGAGAGCGCAAAATTTATTGCCCGTTCGACCGCTAGAAGGTCTAGTGTTGGCCATTCAAACAACAGGAGAAAATGCAGATAAATTTCCGCAGCAGATGCTTCCCGTCGTGCAAACCTGTCTAAACAGTGCGATGGAAATCGCAAGAGAGCAAAATATATTCCAAGGGCACGACGATAGAGTCAAGGCAGTTGCCGTCAGTCCTGACGGACAAATAATCGTCAGCGGAAGCTGGGATAAAACCTTGCGCCTGTGGGATCGGCAAGGCAACGCCATCGGTCAACCTTTTAGAGGGCATGAAGGGGATGTCACCTCGGTTGCCTTTAGTCCCGACGGACAGACAATTGTCAGCGGCAGCGGCGACGGAACGGTTCGACTGTGGAACCTCGAAGGAAACGCGATCGCTCGCCCTTTCTTAGGTCACCAAGGGGATGTCACCTCGGTTGCCTTTAGTCCCGACGGACAGACAATCGTCAGCGGTGGCGGCGACGGAACGGTTCGATTGTGGGATCGGCAAGGCAACCCCATCGGTCTGCCATTTGAAGGACACGAAGGAGATGTTACCTCGGTTGCCTTTAGTCCCGACGGACAGACAATCGTCAGCGGTGGCGGCGACGGAACGGTGAGGTTGTGGGATCTTTTTGGCGATTCCATCGGCGAACCGTTTCGGGGTCATGAAGATAAAGTCGCTGCCGTCGCTTTTAGTCCCGATGGAGAGAAAATCGCTAGCGGCAGTTGGGATACGACAGTTCGGTTGTGGGATTTGCAAGGCAAAACGATCGGTCGTCCTTTTCGCGGTCATGAGGATTATGTTATCGCGATCGCGTTCGACCCTGAAGGAAAATTAATCGCTAGCGGGAGTAGCGACAAAGTAGTTCGGTTGTGGGATCTCTCAGGCAACCCCATCGGTCAACCGCTTCGAGGTCACACGAGTTCCGTGCGTTCGCTTGCCTTCAGTCCAGACGGACAAACAGTTACCAGCGCCAGTACGGACAAAAGCGTGCGGTTGTGGGATCTCCGAGGCAATGCTCTTCATCGACCTATCCAAGGGCACGAAGTTTCCGTCTGGTCAGTGGCTTTTAGTCCCACCCCGGTTGATAAAGAGGGCAAAGAGGAGATATTTGCAACTGGAGGAGGCGACGGAACGGTCAGGTTGTGGGATCTCTCAGGCAATCCCATCGGTCAACCGCTTCGAGGTCACGCGGGGGATGTCACCTCAGTTGCCTTCAGTCCCGACGGACAAACAATTGCTAGCGGGAGTTGGGACAGGACTATCCGCTTGTGGAATCTGGCAAGCAACCCCATCGCCCGACCTTTCCAGGGTCACGAAAATGACGTTACCTCGGTAGCTTTCAGTCCCGATGGAGAGAAAATCGCTAGCGGCAGTTGGGATAAGACCATCCGCCTGTGGGATTTGAAGGGCAACCTCATCGCTCGTCCCTTTCGAGGTCACGAAGGAGATGTCACCTCAGTTGTCTTCAGTCCTGATGGAGAGAAAATCGCTAGCGGCAGTTGGGACAAAACCATCCGCCTGTGGGATTTGAAGGGCAACCTCATCGCTCGTCCCTTTCAGGGTCATCGGGAACGGGTTAATTCGGTGGCTTTCAGTCCAGACGGACAGGTAATTGTCAGCGGCGGCGGCGACGGAACGATTAGGCTATGGGATCTCTCAGGCAATCCCATTGGCGAACCGTTTCGGGGTCATGAAAGTTACGTCACTTCAGTTGCCTTCAATCCAGACGGACAGACAATTGTCAGCGGCGGCGGCGACGGAACGATTAGGCTATGGGATCTCTCAGGCAATCCCATCGCTCAACCCTTCGAGATTTACAAAAGTGAAGCTACCTCAGTGGCTTTCAGTTCCAACGGACAAATTCTGGTCGGCAGCAGTTTGAATGGAAAAGTGTATTTGTGGCGCGGCGGTGGTTGGCGGAGTTGGTTGCAAGTTTGCTGCGATCGCTTGCGCTATCATCCCGCCTTCAAAAATCCTCAAACCGAGATAGAAAAGCAAGCTTGCCAGGTCTGTCAAAAGCACGTTTGGAATCGGGAGGCAACCGAATGGAACAAGC
- a CDS encoding pentapeptide repeat-containing protein has product MTIHKQFSSRSWNSLSSDILQTLKQGKSLANANLQGMDFTEMNLSGVDLRGANLIGAHINGANLSNANLKGADLRGANLINTNLEGANLEDSYLFRARLEQCNLKDARLEGARLQLARYDSQTVWTEGFAYKNSGAVGPGANLGGAFLNTANLREADLRGANLRGAYLSGADLTGANLAGAALSGANLQGAFLTGAYLRNARLIGAELQGADLRAADLTNASLEQLQSIAGADFTLVQGLSEETKAMLCSRSAQELGTWNAYTRNNTAQSLGCSIG; this is encoded by the coding sequence ATGACCATTCACAAACAGTTCTCTTCCCGTTCTTGGAATTCTTTATCTAGCGATATCTTACAAACCCTCAAGCAAGGTAAAAGTCTTGCCAATGCCAACCTACAGGGAATGGATTTCACCGAGATGAATTTGTCTGGTGTCGATTTAAGGGGGGCTAACTTAATTGGCGCTCACATCAACGGCGCTAATCTCAGCAACGCTAATCTCAAAGGCGCCGACTTGCGGGGGGCGAATTTAATTAACACCAACCTAGAAGGCGCTAATTTAGAAGATAGTTACTTATTTCGCGCTCGCCTAGAGCAATGCAATCTCAAAGATGCTCGACTCGAAGGTGCTAGGCTACAACTAGCTAGATACGATTCTCAAACCGTTTGGACTGAAGGATTTGCTTACAAAAATTCTGGTGCAGTTGGACCGGGAGCCAATTTAGGCGGCGCGTTTCTCAACACGGCTAATCTCAGAGAGGCAGATCTGCGAGGGGCGAACCTACGAGGCGCTTACCTCAGCGGCGCAGATTTAACGGGGGCGAATTTGGCAGGAGCAGCTCTGAGCGGAGCTAATCTTCAAGGGGCTTTTCTCACCGGAGCCTATTTACGGAATGCTCGACTGATTGGGGCAGAATTACAGGGAGCGGATTTGCGAGCCGCCGATTTGACAAATGCAAGTTTAGAACAATTGCAGAGTATTGCTGGAGCCGATTTTACGCTAGTTCAAGGATTGAGCGAAGAAACAAAAGCGATGCTGTGCAGTCGTTCTGCCCAAGAGTTAGGAACTTGGAATGCTTACACGCGCAACAATACCGCTCAGAGTCTCGGTTGTTCGATTGGCTAA
- the bioB gene encoding biotin synthase BioB, whose amino-acid sequence MTEFSGNLPDWNRLADRALRGELLTRQEAQAVLQAPDEVLLEQLAAAYCVRRHYWGNRVRLHFLLNAQSGLCPEDCHYCSQSKISTAEIEKYPLLAQEKILAAADRAAQLKAGTFCFVISGRSPSESVFTKVLEAVRQIKRKHDLKVCACLGLLSQEQAHRLAEAGVDRINHNLNTSENYHPNICTTHTFSDRVTTVKNVQTAGITTCSGGIVGMGESDDDIIDLALSLRELQVTSVPINFLIPISGTPLGKVQQLNPRRCLRILCLFRFLLPSQEIRIAGGREVHLRSLQPLGLYPANSIFIGDYLTTAGQAARADLEMLRDAGFVLEAPDGSILPSSEFAVEIAELVKLKVNEL is encoded by the coding sequence ATGACAGAATTCTCTGGTAATTTACCCGATTGGAATCGTCTAGCCGATCGCGCTCTGAGAGGCGAACTCCTAACCCGTCAAGAAGCACAAGCAGTCTTGCAAGCACCCGATGAGGTTTTACTCGAACAGCTTGCAGCAGCTTACTGCGTGCGCCGTCACTATTGGGGAAATCGAGTACGGCTGCATTTTTTACTCAATGCTCAGAGTGGCTTATGTCCAGAGGATTGTCATTACTGTTCTCAATCGAAAATTTCGACAGCAGAAATCGAAAAATACCCCCTGCTAGCACAGGAAAAAATTCTCGCTGCTGCCGATCGCGCGGCACAATTAAAGGCAGGAACGTTTTGTTTTGTTATTTCGGGACGTTCTCCGAGCGAGTCCGTCTTTACTAAAGTTCTAGAGGCAGTGCGCCAGATCAAACGCAAACACGACCTCAAAGTCTGCGCATGTCTGGGACTCCTGAGTCAAGAGCAAGCCCATCGTCTAGCAGAGGCAGGAGTCGATCGCATCAATCATAACCTAAATACTTCAGAAAACTACCATCCTAATATATGCACTACTCATACGTTTAGCGATCGCGTCACCACGGTAAAAAATGTCCAAACAGCAGGCATTACAACCTGTTCCGGCGGAATTGTCGGTATGGGAGAATCAGACGACGATATCATCGACTTGGCGCTTTCTCTGCGGGAGTTGCAAGTTACTAGCGTTCCGATTAACTTTCTCATTCCCATTTCGGGAACTCCCCTCGGCAAGGTGCAACAATTAAACCCGCGTCGCTGTTTGCGAATTCTGTGTCTGTTTCGCTTTCTCCTTCCTTCTCAAGAGATTAGAATTGCAGGAGGAAGGGAAGTGCATTTGCGATCGCTTCAACCTTTAGGTTTATATCCAGCCAATTCTATCTTTATTGGCGATTATCTGACTACTGCCGGACAAGCTGCTCGTGCTGACTTAGAAATGCTCCGCGATGCCGGATTTGTCCTCGAAGCACCCGATGGCTCGATTTTACCGAGTTCGGAGTTCGCAGTCGAGATTGCGGAGTTAGTTAAGCTAAAGGTAAACGAGCTTTAG
- a CDS encoding SBBP repeat-containing protein, with protein MDEQLEVFFSLFTPVSDLATGEIGRRLEAVFGRRGNDSLYAFAPGAASPPQNQNVDILFGDIFDNTLEEFEVIFGIQTSPQGGNPLLILERNIPSVGRDRHVLGDTTTPYYLGDPNTLTTSNLFGTNEFAVIYDFDPNQDTIQLNGSAQDYVLLEVNNLQVEGVSQPFFGEAIFSLRQGVPDLVGYVISRDEVDLSLRANYFEYVGNQPPRRPEQRRVQQLGGAGLELGIDTATDPSGNVYVTGTTTGTIQNGTTSAGFSDFWVAKYDSRGNQLFIRQFGSSDNDSVLDIATDSAGNFYVSGATQGNLFGPRQSQSQDSYVAKYDSNGNLLWGRQFGSNVIPNAFSSAATALDVDAQGNVTASGLGLKNNTRTNIFNFPIQDDSYALRFDTNGNQQWFTEIRDPVAPAPLNETPFFDETYDVAVDRNGNTYLVGWTQGLVRESDPGREVSKYDVWLARLNPSGQVQWVQQLGSQDLGLEFPWGVDTDSQGNVYATGWTTGNFPAGSQANPAYDIWLARFNPADGTPTWIRQFGTPGDDGSFLADMEIDSQDGIYITGYTDDRLGGRGRNRGRNDAWVARFDTAGNNQWIQRFGSAGTDYATGISVDANASRVNVTGFTDGSLGATNTEAVDAWFAQLDARRGRVQRVTGSARDRIAGDESGTAPTEASQLVPSQQLPAGDNRANPSQGVPGSVAVDQQRVESALARIFDPNAANGFPRALGNAVRDDFANFLNPTDTHSASDPTLTPADADTVVA; from the coding sequence ATGGACGAACAATTGGAAGTTTTTTTCTCATTATTTACACCTGTCAGCGACCTAGCCACAGGAGAAATCGGTCGGAGGTTAGAAGCCGTTTTCGGTCGCCGTGGTAATGATAGCTTGTATGCCTTTGCGCCCGGCGCAGCTAGTCCGCCCCAAAATCAAAATGTCGATATTTTATTCGGGGACATATTTGACAACACTTTAGAAGAATTTGAAGTTATTTTTGGTATCCAGACTAGCCCCCAAGGCGGCAATCCCCTACTGATTCTAGAGAGGAATATCCCCTCTGTAGGAAGAGACCGTCACGTTCTCGGAGATACCACTACACCTTACTATTTAGGCGACCCAAATACTCTAACTACCTCGAATCTATTTGGGACTAATGAGTTTGCCGTCATTTACGATTTCGATCCCAATCAAGATACGATACAGCTCAACGGTTCAGCACAGGATTATGTCTTGCTAGAAGTGAATAATTTGCAGGTTGAAGGAGTCTCACAGCCGTTTTTTGGTGAAGCGATTTTTTCGCTTAGACAAGGAGTCCCCGACCTCGTCGGCTACGTGATTTCGAGAGATGAAGTCGATTTAAGTCTGAGGGCTAATTATTTCGAGTATGTGGGCAACCAACCCCCACGAAGACCAGAGCAGAGACGGGTTCAACAATTAGGGGGAGCTGGACTCGAACTCGGAATTGATACAGCTACAGACCCTTCGGGTAATGTCTACGTAACCGGAACGACTACTGGGACGATTCAAAATGGAACCACCTCCGCAGGGTTCTCAGATTTCTGGGTAGCCAAATACGACAGCCGAGGCAATCAGTTATTCATTCGGCAGTTTGGCAGTTCTGATAATGACTCGGTCTTAGACATCGCCACGGACAGTGCCGGGAACTTCTACGTGTCGGGAGCGACCCAGGGCAACTTGTTTGGTCCGAGGCAGTCACAATCACAGGATTCCTATGTAGCCAAGTACGATAGCAATGGCAATCTGTTGTGGGGGCGGCAATTTGGTTCTAATGTAATCCCTAATGCTTTTTCCAGTGCTGCTACAGCTCTTGATGTGGATGCACAAGGAAATGTCACTGCATCGGGATTGGGACTGAAAAATAACACTCGAACAAACATCTTTAATTTTCCCATTCAGGACGATTCTTACGCGCTCAGATTCGACACTAATGGCAACCAGCAGTGGTTTACGGAGATTAGAGATCCCGTAGCTCCTGCCCCTTTGAACGAAACTCCCTTTTTTGACGAGACATACGACGTTGCCGTCGATAGGAATGGTAATACCTACTTAGTCGGATGGACTCAGGGTTTAGTCAGAGAATCCGATCCTGGTCGAGAGGTTTCCAAGTATGATGTTTGGTTGGCGAGGCTCAATCCCAGCGGTCAGGTGCAGTGGGTTCAACAGTTGGGAAGTCAAGATTTGGGTCTTGAATTTCCTTGGGGAGTTGACACTGACAGCCAAGGCAATGTCTACGCGACTGGATGGACGACAGGCAATTTTCCGGCAGGTAGCCAAGCCAATCCTGCTTACGATATCTGGCTTGCCAGATTTAACCCAGCAGATGGCACTCCGACATGGATCAGACAGTTCGGCACTCCAGGCGATGATGGCTCCTTTTTAGCTGACATGGAGATCGACTCACAAGATGGGATCTACATAACCGGATATACCGACGATAGGCTCGGCGGACGCGGCAGAAATAGAGGAAGAAATGATGCCTGGGTGGCGAGATTCGACACGGCAGGCAACAATCAGTGGATTCAACGGTTTGGAAGTGCGGGAACCGACTACGCGACAGGCATTAGTGTAGATGCCAACGCGAGCAGAGTTAATGTGACTGGATTTACCGATGGTTCTTTAGGAGCTACCAATACTGAAGCTGTAGATGCCTGGTTCGCTCAGCTTGACGCTAGGCGGGGAAGAGTGCAAAGAGTGACTGGCTCTGCAAGGGATAGAATCGCTGGCGACGAGTCGGGTACAGCGCCTACTGAGGCTTCCCAACTTGTCCCCAGCCAGCAACTTCCCGCTGGTGACAATCGCGCTAATCCCAGTCAGGGGGTTCCTGGGAGTGTTGCAGTAGACCAACAGCGAGTTGAATCTGCGCTCGCTCGCATCTTCGATCCCAATGCGGCAAACGGTTTCCCCAGGGCTTTGGGAAATGCGGTTAGAGATGATTTTGCTAACTTTCTCAATCCCACCGACACTCATTCAGCCTCAGATCCAACTCTAACTCCAGCCGATGCCGATACAGTTGTAGCTTAA
- a CDS encoding alpha/beta fold hydrolase, with product MFPSFIPSEAENLTESTSIALIRQIESHALSTPLSPQSITMTYTRQGRGETPFLLLHGFDSSLLEFRRLMPLLVQARETWAVDLLGFGFTQRLPGLSFSSAEIKAHLYYFWKTLIQQPVILVGASMGGATAIDFTLAYPEAVKKLILLDSAGLSNSPMAGKLMFPPLDYWATEFLRNPRVRQNISRAAYYDKSFASRDAQLCAALHLNCPGWREALIAFTKSGGYGNFSTQLSQIQQSSLILWGKCDRILGTKAAMQFEQLLPDSQLVWIENCGHVPHLEQPQITADRILEFVGAN from the coding sequence ATGTTTCCCAGCTTTATTCCCTCAGAAGCCGAAAATCTAACCGAATCGACTTCGATCGCTCTAATTCGTCAAATCGAATCTCATGCCCTCTCAACGCCACTCAGTCCTCAATCCATAACAATGACTTACACTCGTCAGGGAAGGGGAGAAACGCCATTTCTATTACTGCACGGGTTTGATAGTTCGCTCCTAGAATTTCGTCGCTTGATGCCGCTATTAGTCCAAGCTAGAGAAACTTGGGCAGTTGATTTATTGGGATTTGGCTTTACACAAAGGCTTCCCGGATTATCGTTTTCATCAGCAGAGATTAAAGCCCATCTTTACTATTTCTGGAAAACTCTCATCCAACAGCCCGTTATTTTAGTTGGGGCATCGATGGGAGGGGCAACCGCGATCGATTTTACGCTAGCTTATCCAGAAGCCGTCAAAAAATTGATTCTCTTGGATAGTGCCGGATTAAGCAATTCTCCAATGGCAGGGAAACTGATGTTTCCTCCCTTGGACTACTGGGCGACAGAGTTTTTGCGCAATCCGAGAGTCCGTCAAAACATCAGTCGCGCCGCTTACTATGACAAAAGCTTTGCCAGTCGAGACGCTCAACTCTGTGCTGCTTTGCACTTAAATTGTCCGGGGTGGCGAGAAGCGTTGATTGCTTTCACTAAAAGCGGCGGTTATGGCAATTTTTCTACTCAACTATCGCAGATCCAGCAGTCTAGCTTAATTTTATGGGGAAAGTGCGATCGCATTTTGGGAACGAAAGCAGCGATGCAATTCGAGCAGTTGCTCCCCGATAGCCAACTCGTTTGGATAGAAAATTGCGGTCACGTTCCCCATCTAGAACAGCCTCAGATAACAGCAGATCGTATTTTAGAGTTTGTGGGAGCAAATTAA